Proteins encoded by one window of Balneola sp.:
- a CDS encoding peptide chain release factor 1, whose translation MNIEEKLKQIKSRFQEVNTAMSDSSVFDDPDTYTKLTKERSELEELVQDYDTWSDLKNRLEGNKELIELNEDPEITEMARDENKEIVVELEQLEEDIKVKLVPKDPEDSKNAIVEIRAGTGGDEAAIFAGDLFDMYRRYSDSEGWSLNLMNINESEKGGYKEIVFSLEGNQVFGNMKYESGVHRVQRVPATESQGRVHTSAATVAVLPEVEDVDIDINPSDLRIDTFRASGAGGQHVNKTDSAIRITHEPTGIVVECQEERSQHQNKERALTMLRAKMYDIELEQKQKERAAERKSQVSTGDRSAKIRTYNFPQGRCTDHRINLTLYNLDAIMKGEIGEVIKALRVQDNLERMQGMAEG comes from the coding sequence ATGAATATTGAAGAAAAGCTAAAGCAGATTAAATCCAGATTCCAGGAAGTGAATACAGCGATGAGTGATTCCTCTGTATTTGATGACCCTGATACCTATACCAAGCTTACCAAAGAGAGGAGTGAGCTGGAAGAGTTAGTGCAAGACTATGATACCTGGTCCGATTTAAAAAACAGGCTTGAGGGTAATAAAGAACTCATTGAATTGAACGAAGATCCTGAGATCACTGAAATGGCACGGGATGAGAATAAAGAGATTGTTGTAGAGCTTGAACAGTTAGAAGAGGACATTAAAGTTAAACTTGTACCAAAAGACCCCGAAGACTCCAAGAATGCCATCGTGGAAATCCGTGCAGGAACTGGGGGAGATGAAGCTGCTATTTTTGCCGGAGATCTGTTCGATATGTACCGGCGCTATTCTGATTCAGAAGGCTGGAGTTTAAACCTGATGAATATCAATGAATCGGAAAAAGGGGGCTATAAAGAAATTGTATTCTCATTAGAAGGAAATCAGGTTTTTGGGAACATGAAGTATGAATCTGGGGTGCATCGTGTGCAACGCGTTCCCGCTACTGAGAGTCAGGGAAGGGTGCATACTTCTGCGGCAACCGTAGCGGTACTTCCGGAAGTAGAGGATGTGGATATTGACATTAATCCTAGCGATCTGCGGATTGATACATTTCGAGCAAGTGGAGCAGGAGGTCAGCACGTAAATAAAACCGATTCAGCAATTCGAATTACCCATGAGCCAACCGGGATCGTTGTTGAGTGCCAGGAAGAACGTTCTCAGCATCAAAACAAAGAACGCGCACTCACTATGCTTCGGGCTAAAATGTATGATATCGAGCTGGAGCAGAAGCAAAAAGAAAGAGCGGCTGAACGTAAAAGCCAGGTCTCGACCGGTGACCGCTCCGCCAAAATTCGGACCTATAACTTTCCACAAGGTAGATGTACTGATCATCGTATAAATCTCACTCTCTATAATTTAGATGCTATCATGAAAGGGGAGATTGGAGAAGTAATCAAAGCCTTAAGAGTTCAGGACAATCTGGAACGTATGCAAGGGATGGCTGAGGGGTAA
- a CDS encoding adenylate/guanylate cyclase domain-containing protein: protein MVYRFLKSASTHSIVWFIAFIIWGLMRQFGQDLLDGPNLRIEELALIYGVLAMSAGIVFGMVEVLIPTNPTKRTSFGKAVFLRTLIYSMFFFLLTILGISMFSFFDESGLELGANYSFMYSKEMLLLLIYCFTVVFVIHFVKELDKKFGPGNLMKMILGSFHKPKEEERVFMFLDLTSSTSIAEKLGHFKYSQLIQDCFSDLNAVFKYKAEVYQYVGDEVVLTWTKENGIKKSNCLSAFYSYKKRITERSNYYMDHYDLIPQFKAGINVGKIMVAEVGEKKREIAYHGDTINIAARIQSECGIRREEILVSKELFDLISYNDKYTFVSKGEVQLKGKAKKTEIFAVKEIKL from the coding sequence ATGGTATATAGATTTTTAAAAAGTGCATCTACTCACTCTATTGTCTGGTTTATAGCCTTCATTATCTGGGGGTTAATGAGACAGTTTGGACAGGACTTGTTGGATGGACCAAATCTAAGAATTGAAGAATTGGCTTTGATATATGGAGTTTTAGCAATGAGTGCAGGAATAGTATTTGGAATGGTAGAAGTATTGATACCAACTAACCCCACAAAACGCACTTCCTTTGGTAAAGCTGTGTTTCTCCGAACATTGATCTATTCAATGTTCTTTTTTCTTCTAACCATTCTGGGTATCTCGATGTTTTCTTTTTTTGACGAAAGTGGATTGGAGTTAGGCGCCAATTATAGCTTCATGTACTCAAAAGAAATGTTATTACTACTTATCTACTGTTTCACGGTGGTCTTCGTAATACATTTCGTAAAGGAGCTCGATAAAAAATTTGGGCCTGGTAATTTGATGAAAATGATCTTGGGTTCTTTTCACAAACCCAAAGAAGAAGAACGAGTTTTCATGTTTTTGGACTTAACGTCTTCTACCTCAATTGCTGAAAAATTGGGGCATTTTAAATACAGCCAGTTAATTCAAGACTGTTTTTCAGATTTAAATGCAGTATTTAAATACAAAGCTGAAGTTTATCAGTATGTAGGAGATGAGGTTGTATTGACCTGGACAAAAGAAAATGGAATAAAGAAATCCAACTGTTTGTCTGCCTTTTATAGTTATAAAAAACGTATTACCGAAAGGAGCAACTACTATATGGATCACTATGATCTGATTCCTCAATTTAAAGCAGGAATCAATGTTGGAAAAATTATGGTTGCGGAGGTAGGAGAAAAAAAGCGTGAAATAGCCTATCACGGCGACACTATTAATATTGCCGCCAGAATTCAAAGCGAGTGCGGAATTCGCCGAGAAGAAATATTAGTTTCAAAAGAGCTATTCGATCTTATTAGTTATAATGACAAATACACTTTTGTATCAAAAGGAGAAGTACAACTGAAGGGTAAAGCCAAGAAAACAGAGATTTTTGCGGTGAAAGAAATAAAGCTATAG
- the folE gene encoding GTP cyclohydrolase I FolE codes for MTNKEKFEVMGDNHISANVETPLLPNAFEKSDDEKIKNIEKYFGLIMEELGLDLTDDSLAGTPYRVAKMYVKEMFYGLNPENRPKISTFANHYEYRKIIVEQNINIDSACEHHFLPITGYAHIGYIPGDRVIGLSKINRLVDYYSHRPQVQERLSLQILKDLQNELGTEDVIVMINSKHLCVSTRGIKDKDSFTTTLEYGGCFEGREHREEFLKLIGNKEL; via the coding sequence ATGACAAATAAAGAGAAATTTGAGGTTATGGGAGATAACCATATCTCTGCGAATGTAGAAACCCCTCTACTCCCAAATGCCTTTGAAAAGTCTGACGACGAAAAAATCAAAAATATTGAGAAGTATTTTGGATTAATTATGGAGGAGCTAGGTCTGGATTTGACCGATGATAGTTTAGCTGGCACTCCTTATCGGGTTGCAAAGATGTATGTAAAGGAAATGTTTTATGGTTTAAATCCAGAGAACAGACCTAAGATTTCTACCTTTGCAAATCACTATGAGTACAGGAAAATTATTGTTGAGCAAAACATTAATATAGACTCTGCTTGCGAACACCACTTCTTACCAATAACAGGATATGCTCATATTGGATACATACCAGGTGATCGTGTAATAGGCCTTTCTAAAATAAACCGTTTAGTGGATTACTACTCACATCGCCCACAGGTACAGGAGCGGTTATCTTTACAGATTCTTAAGGACTTGCAAAACGAACTGGGAACTGAAGATGTAATCGTTATGATTAATTCAAAACATCTCTGCGTTTCCACGAGAGGAATTAAAGACAAGGATAGTTTTACTACCACATTAGAATACGGTGGCTGTTTTGAGGGAAGGGAACACAGAGAGGAATTTTTAAAGCTGATTGGAAATAAGGAACTCTAA
- a CDS encoding MerC domain-containing protein encodes MNLIISKSDTWGALAGTLCMLHCFATPFLFVALAGTASSGEEAPLWWLSINYVFLVISFFAVLRSVQTTSRAFMKPLFWTSWITLTFVIVNEQFEWLELSEIVTYAAATVLVVLHLYNRRYCQCKTDNCCVDDK; translated from the coding sequence ATGAATTTAATTATTTCCAAATCTGATACATGGGGAGCTCTTGCAGGCACCTTATGTATGCTCCACTGTTTTGCCACTCCTTTCCTCTTTGTTGCACTGGCAGGAACAGCAAGTTCGGGCGAAGAAGCTCCATTATGGTGGCTTTCAATTAACTACGTATTCTTAGTGATTTCTTTTTTTGCTGTACTTCGATCTGTTCAAACAACTTCTCGTGCATTCATGAAGCCCCTGTTTTGGACAAGCTGGATCACACTTACTTTTGTTATTGTAAACGAACAATTCGAATGGCTGGAGCTTTCAGAGATCGTCACTTATGCCGCTGCTACTGTCTTAGTAGTTTTGCACCTTTATAATCGAAGGTATTGCCAATGCAAAACTGATAATTGCTGTGTAGATGACAAATAA
- a CDS encoding transcriptional regulator, producing the protein MAVRRNTNTTRSLLNVIEQSNSALSVVELVNRLTKEMNKTTVYRILERLEEDGILHSFKGKDGRTWYAKYKKYSSEKGSDTHPHFQCKICGKVECLDVDVSIPSIQNRKIDSAELLLIGQCEDCLS; encoded by the coding sequence ATGGCCGTTAGAAGGAATACAAATACGACAAGATCATTGCTGAATGTTATTGAGCAAAGTAACAGTGCTCTTTCCGTTGTAGAATTGGTAAACAGGCTTACAAAGGAAATGAATAAGACTACAGTTTACCGGATTTTGGAAAGGCTTGAAGAAGATGGAATCCTTCATTCTTTTAAAGGAAAAGATGGACGCACATGGTATGCTAAATACAAGAAGTATTCCTCTGAAAAGGGTTCCGATACACACCCGCATTTTCAATGCAAGATATGTGGTAAGGTAGAATGCTTAGACGTTGATGTTTCTATTCCATCAATTCAGAATCGAAAGATAGATTCGGCAGAGTTACTACTCATTGGGCAATGTGAGGATTGCCTTTCTTAA
- a CDS encoding metallophosphoesterase family protein: protein MKSSFLAFYVVAFVCFTAFPVSAQHSHTHSGLHHWEIPSKDPDRIILTFNGDPATTRAVTWRTDTSINQAVAQIAEATVNSKFVNDAVTVNAVTEEFDLGLYKENKSLLVHYHSVTFEGLKPDKLYAYRVGDGNDRWSEWIHFRTAKTGYEPTQFVYFGDAQNDVLAHWSRVIRMAYQTAPDASFVIHAGDLINDAHRDQEWAEWFKAGGFIHSQWTAIPVVGNHEFMRTGNLKSRRLSIQWRPQFTLPVEEDLNSKLHETVYTVNYQDILIIVLNSTDELEEQTDYIEEQLKNNTAKWKIVTCHHSVFSPAKGRNFQFARDNWKPLFDKYGVDLVLNGHDHTYARGHVPVRTTDQDEEGINTVYVTSVSGPKQYELDNEQLKDYAGEGYKRDKDAEQTQFFQVITIEDNTLTYVAYTAIGDEYDRAVIAKDFITGKKELLQK, encoded by the coding sequence ATGAAATCCAGTTTTTTAGCTTTTTATGTTGTCGCATTTGTATGCTTCACCGCCTTCCCTGTTAGTGCTCAACATAGTCACACTCATAGTGGGCTTCACCACTGGGAAATACCCAGTAAAGATCCGGACCGGATTATACTAACGTTCAATGGCGATCCGGCAACAACAAGAGCCGTAACCTGGCGTACTGATACCAGCATTAACCAGGCAGTGGCGCAAATTGCAGAAGCTACGGTGAACTCAAAGTTTGTTAATGACGCCGTAACTGTAAATGCAGTCACCGAAGAATTTGATCTCGGGTTATATAAAGAGAATAAATCACTACTAGTTCATTACCACAGCGTTACATTTGAAGGGTTGAAACCAGATAAGCTGTATGCCTATCGCGTAGGAGACGGAAATGATCGCTGGTCTGAGTGGATTCACTTTCGTACAGCAAAAACTGGGTACGAACCTACTCAATTTGTTTACTTCGGCGATGCCCAGAATGACGTTCTCGCTCATTGGTCACGGGTAATTCGCATGGCCTATCAAACAGCTCCTGATGCATCATTTGTGATCCATGCCGGAGATCTTATCAATGATGCTCACCGCGATCAGGAATGGGCGGAATGGTTTAAGGCCGGTGGATTTATTCATAGTCAATGGACAGCAATACCTGTTGTTGGAAACCATGAATTCATGCGAACTGGAAATTTAAAGTCAAGAAGGCTCTCTATCCAATGGAGACCGCAATTTACCCTACCTGTTGAGGAGGACCTGAATTCAAAACTACATGAAACCGTATACACTGTAAACTACCAGGATATACTAATCATCGTCCTAAATTCCACGGATGAGCTTGAAGAGCAAACCGACTATATCGAGGAACAACTAAAAAATAACACCGCTAAATGGAAGATTGTTACCTGTCATCACTCGGTGTTTTCGCCAGCAAAGGGGCGCAACTTCCAATTTGCACGTGATAACTGGAAACCACTCTTTGACAAATACGGCGTTGATCTGGTGCTCAATGGCCACGATCATACTTATGCACGAGGTCATGTCCCAGTTCGAACCACAGATCAAGATGAAGAAGGCATTAATACCGTTTATGTCACTTCTGTGAGTGGACCTAAGCAGTATGAGTTGGATAATGAACAATTGAAAGACTATGCCGGGGAGGGGTATAAGCGAGATAAAGATGCTGAACAAACCCAGTTTTTCCAGGTTATTACAATTGAAGACAATACACTCACCTATGTAGCCTATACTGCCATTGGAGACGAATATGACCGAGCTGTTATTGCTAAAGATTTCATAACTGGCAAGAAGGAATTATTGCAAAAATAG
- a CDS encoding metallophosphoesterase, which yields MRPLIILTFLVTLSVCNTSTENTNEIVLPNTLEVGQGEELASGHVYHDANENGTMDANEIGIPGVFVSNGLDLVQTDANGQYSIPVDDDAIIFVIKPRDWMTPVNEDNLPRFFYLHKPAGSPENFTYPGIPPTGPLPDRINFPLYKETGSNQFKMVVFGDPQPYNVEQIDFLAEDIISELIDAQGLEFGMTMGDIVGDDLDLFSPLNQAVSKIGIPWYNVLGNHDVNFMAIGDEDSDDTFERVFGPANYAFVYGDVHFIVVDNVIMDEPEGARGYVGGLRPDQIEFVSNYLNVVPKDNLIVLTMHIPLVEHGETFRNSDQKKLFDLLKDFPNTLSISAHTHTQNNVFFHKDSSDWQQEVPHHHFNVGTTSGSWWNGIRDETDVPHTMMRDGTPNGYSFITFNGTEYIIDWKVAGSPESHKMNIHVPRGIVANSGETTLLTVNFFNGSEQSELSYRVLGATEWQPMEKVNKPDPYYSKISQRHENMQALQFPELWDGNSELDDQPYPISRRMSRPVNSSHLWEANLGTDWPAGRHVIEVMAKDRYGRTFTAYQTMRVIEE from the coding sequence ATGCGCCCCTTAATCATTCTTACTTTTCTAGTTACTCTGTCAGTTTGTAACACTTCAACAGAAAATACCAACGAAATTGTCTTACCTAACACTCTGGAGGTAGGTCAAGGAGAAGAGCTAGCATCCGGACATGTCTATCATGATGCGAATGAGAATGGAACTATGGATGCTAATGAAATTGGTATTCCTGGTGTATTTGTTTCCAATGGCCTGGACCTGGTTCAAACAGACGCTAATGGCCAATACAGCATTCCTGTTGATGATGACGCGATCATTTTTGTGATTAAACCCCGTGACTGGATGACTCCGGTGAATGAAGACAATTTGCCGCGCTTTTTCTACTTGCATAAACCTGCTGGTTCTCCTGAGAATTTCACCTATCCAGGTATTCCGCCAACCGGCCCACTACCCGACCGAATCAATTTTCCATTGTATAAAGAAACAGGCTCCAATCAATTCAAAATGGTCGTTTTTGGTGATCCTCAGCCTTACAATGTGGAACAAATTGATTTCCTGGCTGAGGATATCATTTCTGAATTGATTGATGCTCAAGGCCTGGAGTTTGGAATGACGATGGGCGACATCGTTGGAGATGACCTGGATTTGTTTTCACCCTTAAACCAGGCTGTTTCAAAGATTGGTATTCCGTGGTACAACGTTCTGGGTAACCACGATGTGAATTTTATGGCTATTGGAGATGAAGATTCAGATGACACTTTCGAGCGGGTATTTGGTCCGGCCAATTATGCTTTTGTGTATGGTGATGTTCATTTCATCGTAGTTGATAATGTAATCATGGATGAGCCCGAAGGAGCAAGAGGTTATGTAGGAGGCTTACGTCCTGATCAGATCGAATTTGTTAGCAATTATCTTAATGTGGTCCCAAAAGACAATCTTATTGTACTTACCATGCATATTCCTCTGGTTGAGCACGGCGAAACGTTCAGAAACAGCGATCAAAAAAAGCTTTTTGATCTATTAAAGGACTTTCCAAACACGCTCTCCATCTCGGCTCATACTCATACACAGAACAATGTATTTTTTCACAAAGATTCTTCTGACTGGCAGCAAGAGGTACCGCATCATCATTTCAATGTGGGTACAACTTCCGGGAGTTGGTGGAATGGTATCCGGGATGAAACCGATGTCCCTCACACCATGATGCGTGACGGAACTCCCAATGGTTATTCATTCATCACTTTTAATGGCACTGAATATATTATCGACTGGAAAGTTGCTGGTAGTCCGGAAAGTCATAAGATGAACATTCATGTCCCCAGAGGAATTGTGGCGAATTCTGGAGAAACTACTCTTCTTACTGTCAATTTCTTTAATGGAAGCGAACAATCGGAATTAAGCTATCGTGTGCTCGGAGCCACTGAATGGCAGCCTATGGAAAAGGTGAATAAGCCTGACCCCTACTACTCAAAAATTTCTCAGCGACATGAGAATATGCAGGCTCTTCAGTTTCCTGAATTGTGGGATGGAAATTCAGAGCTAGACGATCAGCCATACCCGATCTCAAGAAGAATGTCCAGACCGGTAAATTCTTCTCATTTATGGGAAGCGAATCTGGGCACTGATTGGCCGGCTGGGAGACATGTTATCGAGGTAATGGCTAAAGACCGTTATGGCAGAACATTTACTGCATACCAAACAATGAGAGTAATTGAAGAGTGA
- a CDS encoding SRPBCC family protein — MESINFTESIEINCSPNEAFDYTQDYTQRLDWDTFLKHAELIEGASKADKGVKAYCVAKNGFGMVTEYVSFNRPKVTAIKMTKGPYLFKSFSGSWTFKAIEANLCNVIFKYSFTLRFPFSLFGKFVRGNLESNVRQRLIDLKTNLES, encoded by the coding sequence ATGGAAAGTATAAACTTTACAGAATCAATAGAGATCAACTGCTCCCCAAACGAAGCTTTCGATTACACTCAGGACTACACACAGCGTTTGGATTGGGATACTTTTCTTAAACATGCAGAACTTATCGAAGGAGCATCAAAAGCGGATAAAGGAGTAAAAGCATATTGTGTTGCAAAAAACGGATTCGGGATGGTTACAGAATACGTTTCATTTAATAGACCTAAGGTCACAGCAATTAAAATGACTAAAGGGCCTTATTTATTTAAATCTTTCTCCGGATCCTGGACTTTTAAGGCTATTGAAGCAAATCTATGTAATGTGATTTTCAAATATTCATTCACTTTACGATTTCCTTTCTCCTTATTCGGTAAATTTGTAAGGGGGAATCTTGAGTCTAACGTTAGGCAGAGACTCATCGATCTCAAAACAAACCTCGAGTCGTGA
- a CDS encoding N-acetyltransferase, translated as MNIEFKRLTEVNTSDIMELMNNTLVRRQMPLLKGEFTEQSCEKFVANKEKLWEEHGYGPWAFVVNNQFAGWGGLQPEEGEADLALVLHPDFWGIGKVLYKKIIDKAFNEMGLDSVVVFFPPSRTRIKGFLRLGFKKDKELKVGDEEFIRFRLTNPVKND; from the coding sequence ATGAATATTGAGTTTAAGAGGTTAACAGAAGTCAATACCTCAGACATTATGGAACTGATGAACAATACCCTGGTAAGAAGGCAGATGCCCTTGTTAAAAGGTGAGTTCACAGAACAAAGCTGCGAAAAGTTTGTCGCAAATAAAGAGAAGCTTTGGGAAGAACATGGCTATGGACCATGGGCTTTTGTGGTAAACAATCAGTTTGCGGGTTGGGGAGGACTCCAACCCGAAGAAGGAGAAGCAGACCTGGCTTTGGTGCTCCATCCTGATTTCTGGGGTATTGGCAAAGTGCTATATAAAAAGATCATCGATAAAGCTTTTAATGAAATGGGTTTAGACTCAGTGGTTGTTTTCTTCCCCCCTTCTCGAACTCGAATCAAAGGTTTTCTGCGTCTTGGCTTTAAGAAAGATAAAGAGTTAAAAGTCGGAGACGAGGAGTTTATCCGGTTTCGTTTAACAAACCCGGTTAAGAATGACTGA
- a CDS encoding cupin domain-containing protein: MIEKEIIRNGEGDNYNYSQDHCFIKLSSRLTNGELSFVEDTLKPGFYLGRHHHKIMTEVFYILEGEVELIFDDETIVAKAGDTITVPPNVWHAARCTEGGKMLTIFKNGQFDVYLEKLSTMSDSDFANTELMKSVSADFDIYEG, translated from the coding sequence ATGATAGAAAAAGAGATTATTCGAAATGGAGAAGGTGATAACTATAACTACTCTCAAGACCACTGCTTTATAAAACTTTCCTCTCGGCTTACTAATGGTGAGTTAAGTTTTGTGGAAGACACCCTGAAACCCGGCTTTTATTTGGGGAGGCACCACCACAAAATTATGACCGAAGTATTCTACATCTTAGAAGGGGAAGTAGAACTTATCTTTGACGATGAAACGATTGTAGCTAAAGCAGGAGATACTATCACTGTCCCTCCAAATGTTTGGCATGCTGCGAGGTGTACTGAAGGTGGAAAAATGCTCACCATCTTCAAAAACGGGCAATTCGATGTATATCTGGAAAAACTCTCAACAATGTCAGATAGTGACTTTGCTAATACTGAGTTAATGAAATCTGTTTCTGCAGATTTTGATATTTACGAGGGATAA
- a CDS encoding N-acetyltransferase: MNLQPTLEDELIILRPLGEDEFEVLYEVAKDPLIWEQHPNWDRYKREVFIDFFAGAIQSKGAFLILDKETGNAIGSTRFKKVEGAEDAIEIGWSFLARDTWGGKYNRSMKKLMIDYALDHMKHIIFYIGKENIRSQKAVEKLGGKEITQPELDHLVRKNGTDLTFRIGREDWNI, translated from the coding sequence ATGAACCTCCAACCTACGTTAGAAGACGAGTTAATAATTCTAAGGCCTCTTGGTGAAGATGAGTTTGAGGTGCTTTATGAAGTAGCCAAAGATCCTCTGATTTGGGAACAGCATCCAAATTGGGATAGGTATAAAAGAGAAGTGTTTATTGATTTCTTTGCTGGAGCTATACAATCAAAAGGGGCTTTTCTCATCCTTGATAAAGAGACGGGAAATGCAATTGGTAGTACCAGGTTTAAGAAAGTAGAAGGAGCAGAAGACGCTATCGAGATAGGATGGTCGTTTTTAGCCAGGGATACATGGGGTGGCAAATATAACCGATCCATGAAGAAACTCATGATTGACTATGCACTCGACCATATGAAGCATATAATCTTTTATATTGGCAAAGAGAATATCAGATCTCAAAAAGCGGTAGAAAAATTGGGAGGAAAGGAAATCACTCAGCCAGAATTAGATCACTTGGTCAGAAAAAATGGTACAGATTTAACTTTTCGGATAGGTAGAGAGGATTGGAACATATAG
- a CDS encoding class C beta-lactamase-related serine hydrolase — protein sequence MRTFVFVLLFAVIPFASSCAQSSSKTMSDIVEHKGITSPLHQANVGNVVFMPGIFPVKVYKESEFLSSFEIENDSDLNFIAFLDNSLTNYLHQLDPTLSVDELLKRGNFQFSFYIDSKLVYTENLNRGAGLPRRKNQDTILHKPLISSINADSWGRFLWARFLYRTDAYTTLVTGTHVVKIELRPYLNSDEGLIVGDLIAEGEISLKYAEPEVNEAEKAIQPIQPNSGWEISKDRYDEEKIRALNERIAQKRFNHITSIVVIKDGKLLFEEYFNGSDRNTLHNTRSVGKSFAATITGIAIQDGHFKGVDQTLDEFYDLRQYPNYSSKKAQVTLESLLTMSSAFHGSDNDSDTPGNDSNMYPSNDWAKFTLDLPMDKNKENGEVFDYFTAGSVLLGDIIQITVPGGLEGYADEKLFKPLGISRYKWQYTPKGIAHTAGGLALSALDFAKYGQLYKNKGMWNEKQVLSEEWVEQSLTNHFADTPNQPAYGYLFWNEEFSTEKKSYNAFYASGYGGNKVIMFTDEPLVIVITATAFGQPYAHPQAELMIEKYILPAVLE from the coding sequence ATGAGAACCTTCGTATTTGTCCTATTATTCGCTGTCATCCCATTTGCATCCTCATGTGCGCAAAGCTCATCCAAAACAATGTCTGATATTGTAGAACATAAAGGTATCACCTCTCCCCTTCACCAGGCAAATGTTGGGAACGTTGTTTTCATGCCAGGCATCTTTCCAGTAAAAGTATATAAGGAAAGTGAATTCCTTTCTTCTTTCGAAATAGAAAACGACAGTGATCTGAACTTCATCGCCTTTCTTGATAACTCTCTTACAAATTACCTACACCAATTAGATCCGACCTTATCTGTAGATGAGCTTCTAAAGAGGGGAAATTTTCAATTCTCCTTTTATATAGACAGCAAATTAGTTTATACAGAAAATCTCAATCGCGGTGCAGGGCTCCCACGAAGAAAGAATCAAGACACTATCCTGCACAAGCCTCTGATAAGCAGTATTAATGCAGATTCATGGGGACGATTTTTATGGGCACGTTTTTTATATCGAACAGATGCTTATACAACACTCGTAACAGGAACACATGTTGTAAAAATTGAACTACGCCCCTATTTAAATAGCGATGAAGGACTCATTGTTGGTGATTTAATCGCGGAAGGTGAAATCTCACTGAAATATGCTGAACCTGAAGTAAATGAAGCAGAAAAAGCCATCCAACCTATTCAACCGAATAGTGGGTGGGAAATATCTAAAGACCGTTACGATGAAGAGAAAATCAGGGCACTTAATGAACGTATAGCTCAGAAAAGATTTAATCACATCACCAGTATTGTGGTGATTAAAGACGGAAAGCTTTTATTTGAGGAGTACTTTAACGGGAGTGATCGAAACACCTTACATAATACCCGATCAGTAGGAAAGTCCTTCGCTGCAACTATCACTGGAATTGCTATCCAAGACGGCCATTTTAAAGGAGTGGATCAGACACTGGATGAATTCTATGACCTTAGGCAATACCCGAATTATTCCTCCAAAAAAGCTCAGGTGACGCTAGAAAGCCTTTTAACCATGAGCTCTGCTTTCCATGGTTCCGACAATGATTCCGATACCCCTGGTAATGACTCTAACATGTATCCGTCGAATGATTGGGCGAAATTCACCCTGGATTTACCGATGGATAAAAACAAGGAAAATGGTGAGGTATTTGATTATTTCACTGCAGGTTCGGTGTTACTCGGAGATATTATCCAAATCACAGTTCCAGGTGGGCTGGAAGGATATGCTGATGAGAAGCTATTCAAACCACTGGGCATTTCAAGGTACAAATGGCAATATACTCCCAAAGGCATCGCCCATACTGCCGGAGGGCTGGCTCTTAGTGCTCTGGATTTTGCCAAGTATGGTCAGCTTTATAAAAACAAAGGAATGTGGAATGAAAAGCAGGTCTTATCTGAAGAATGGGTTGAACAAAGCTTAACTAATCATTTTGCAGATACGCCCAATCAACCAGCGTATGGCTACCTTTTTTGGAACGAAGAATTCTCAACAGAAAAAAAATCCTATAATGCTTTTTACGCCAGCGGTTATGGAGGGAATAAAGTCATCATGTTTACCGATGAACCTCTCGTGATTGTAATAACTGCAACTGCTTTTGGTCAACCCTATGCACATCCACAGGCTGAGCTTATGATTGAGAAGTATATCTTACCTGCAGTTTTGGAATGA